The Drosophila nasuta strain 15112-1781.00 chromosome 2R, ASM2355853v1, whole genome shotgun sequence genome segment taaacatgcCACAGTTTGAGAGTCGCTGCTCATCAAAGTTGTTTTGCCCAAGGGTCTGACTCATTTTGATTCCTTGcctatatttataaatttcttatttactGGCGATACGCCCACTAAATTCCATGCAGGTGACTTTTTTCTCCTAAGAGTATCAACAACAATCGCGTtgtctctttttcttttatgtgGCAACCACTTAAAATTAATGATCCCTCGTGTCTCTTTCCATACAATATACTTTGCTCTATATACAACAGATCTTTTCGGGAATATTATGTACTAGACACGGAATACATATTTTGacgaatataaaaatatcgaatatttttatataaaaatataggCACGTGCCCGAGGTTTATCCACATCAAATAGCGACTCCAGCAAAAATTGAGTGGTTTTTATTGCATCCCGAAATGGGGCGAACATATTTATAGCTAGATATTTTTCTGGATATATATCCACGTATTTCTGCAGATGGGGGGTGCTCTACATAAGTGGctagaaaaatagaaaagattGTCCTATATTTGACCTCAAAAACATCCGGGACCGATGTATTTGTGTTGACTGCGTGGGAAAGTATAAAAGCAATTGTAGGCGTCGAGGGAAATTTCTTCAGCAAGTGGAAAGCTTACTGCAGACTCAGTTCGTGCGGAGCATTCGTTGAGTTGAGAAGTGATTTGGGCAACGGTTTCACAATACATAAGAGTGCTCTCAAGGATTACAATCAAATAAGGATATATTACTACACATATACAAAGATATTTTAAGTACGTGACAAAACTGAGAAAAACAACATTGGAAAAATAgccaaaacaaattgattaaGAGAAATGTGTTTCTAATTTATCATCTATAAATGCCAGTATCCTGTTCGAACATTCTTTTCAAAACTGAAAATCCAGTTCCGAGTGCAAAAATAACGGGCAAAACATTTGGTCCCATTAATTAACTGTGCTATGTgacataaatttaacaaaaaaataatatgcgctgcatacaaaaatagaatccattttgtataaaaattgtCACGCAAGTTTgaacataaaaatgaaattatgattTCTCTGGCGAATATTGACTATGAATATGTAAACTAATGGTGACCACCCACACGATATTTGTTTGATATTCCACAACGATATTAGCAATACTTTTTATAGAATTGGTCACGCCCCTCTTTTTTTGgtgtatataaaatgaaacCTGTTTATAGGTTATGTTGAGATCTAATCGATTTCGTTATTCTTTGCAGCTGAAGTCAGAATGCCAAGTGGTAAGGTAGATAAACCCATTATTCAGGACAACCGTGATGGTACCGTCTCTGTGAAATACGATCCCCGCGAGGAAGGCTCCCACGAGCTGGTTGTTAAATACAATGGCGAACCCGTGCAAGGTAAACATCGAAAATAAGTCCAACACTTTTGGTATTTACTTAAGCAATTGCTTCTGTTGCAGGATCTCCCTTCAAATTCCATGTGGATTCCATTACATCCGGCTATGTGACCGCCTATGGCCCAGGTCTGACCCACGGCGTCACTGGCGAGCCTGCCAACTTTACCATCTCCACCAAGGGAGCCAGCGCCGGTGGCCTCACCATGGCCGTCGAGGGTCCCAGCAAGGCAGACGTAAGTTTGAATCAATGATATTACAGCAGTCTGTATGTCTGTCCGTCGGTATAAACGCCTAAATAACAGGCTATAGAGAGAGCTGACAAACTTTGAGGCAATATTCGTGTAGCTTGTAAGAAGTtgaagtatattttagatattgTCCACAACCCCTTCTGCTACCTTAACTCAATAGAAAGATACcaattgaaaagaaaagttttcaattctgcttaacattttaaaaactataaCATATGTTAGGTCTAAAAAGGTTCTTACGATCAGATAATAACTTCTACcttatattaaatttagtatgGCGAAAGAAATTTAACAACTCTGTTACTTAGCATAGAACGCCTATGTTAACTGAACACTTTTATAAAAAGACTGTCATATTAACAGTTCTGTTAATAAAGATGTTAACAGCTTTAAATCACTAGTTTGAATGAATTGAAGAACATTGTTGTATGGGTAGATGAACCGTCTCTATTCATAAGAATTTTGccagttttttttaataatttattttatttactttgcagATCAACTACCATGACAACAAAGACGGCACCGTTTCCGTGCAGTATCTGCCCACTGCCCCCGGCGAGTACCAGGTGTCGGTTCGCTTTGGCGACAAGCACATCAAGGGCTCTCCCTACTTTGCCAAGATCACTGGCGAGGGTCGCAAGCGTAACCAGATCTCGGTTGGCTCTTGCTCGGAGGTCACCATGCCCGGCGACATCACCGATGATGATTTGCGCGCCCTGAACGCCTCCATCCAGGCACCAAGTGGCCTGGAGGAGCCATGCTTCCTCAAGCGCATGCCCACCGGCAACATTGGCATTTCGTTTACGCCCCGTGAGATTGGCGAGCATCTGGTGTCCGTCAAGCGGTTGGGCAAGCACATCAACAACTCACCCTTCAAGGTGACGGTGTGCGAACGCGAAGTGGGTGATGCCAAGAAGGTCAAGGTCAGCGGCAATGGTCTCAAGGAGGGACAGACCCATGCCGATAACGTTTTCTCCGTGGATACACGTAACGCCGGCTTTGGCGGTCTCTCGGTGTCCATTGAGGGTCCCAGCAAGGCTGAGATTCAGTGCACCGACAAGGATGATGGCACACTCAACATCTCGTACAAGCCCACCGAGCCTGGTTACTATATTGTCAACCTGAAGTTCGCCGATCACCACGTCGAGGGTTCGCCCTTCACTGTGAAGGTCGCTGGCGAGGGCAGCAACCGCAAGCGTGAGAAGATTCAGCGTGAGCGCGACGCTGTGCCCATCACTGAGATTGGCAGCCAGTGCAAGCTGACTTTCAAGATGCCCGGCATCACCTCGTTCGATCTGGCCGCCTGCGTCACCTCGCCCAGCAATGTGACCGAGGATGCAGAGATTCAAGAGGTCGAGGACGGTCTCTACTCGGTGCACTTTGTGCCCAAGGAGTTGGGTGTGCACACTGTTTCAGTGCGCTACTCGGAGATGCACATACCCGGCTCACCCTTCCAGTTCACAGTGGGTCCACTGCGTGATTCGGGCAGCCATTTGGTCAAGGCTGGCGGCTCTGGTCTGGAGCGTGGCATTGTCGGCGAGGCTGCCGAGTTCAATGTGTGGACCCGTGAGGCAGGCGGCGGTTCCCTTGCCATTTCGGTTGAGGGTCCCAGCAAGGCCGATATTGAGTTcaaggatcgcaaggacggCAGCTGTGATGTGTCCTACAAAGTGAGCGAACCCGGAGAGTATCGCGTGGGCCTGAAGTTCAACGATCGCCACATCCCCGACTCGCCATTCAAGGTCTACATCTCGCCCGATGCTGGAGATGCCCACAAACTGGAGGTGCAGCAATTCCCACAGGGCAACATTCAGGCCGATGCGCCTTATCAGTTCATGGTGCGCAAGAACGGCGCCAAGGGTGAGCTGGATGCCAAGATTGTGGCACCCTCGGGCACCGATGATGATTGTTTCATCCAAGTGATCGACGGTGAAATGTATTCGGTGCGTTTCTATCCACGTGAGAATGGCATTCATGCCATCCACGTCAAGTTCAACGGCGTCCACATACCCGATTCACCATTCAGAATCAAGGTGGGCAAGGATGTCGCTGATCCAGCGGCTGTGCATGCCAGCGGCAATGGCTTGGACGATGTGAAGACTGGACACAAGGCCGATTTCATTATCAACACCTGCAATGCAGGCGTTGGCACATTGGCTGTCTCCATTGATGGCCCCTCCAAGGTGGCCATGGATTGCACAGAGGTCGAGGAGGGTTACAAGGTGCGCTACACACCCCTGCTGCCTGGCGAGCATTACATCACCGTCAAATACAACAACATGCACATTGTGGGCTCACCATTCAAGGTGCATGCCACCGGCGACAAGCTGGCCGATGAGGGTGCCCAGGAGACATCCACGGTGATTGTGGAGACCGTGCAGAAGGTTGCCAAGGGTGGCAAGAACACCGGTGTTCATCTGCCCAACTTCAAATCCGATG includes the following:
- the LOC132787348 gene encoding filamin-A isoform X6, which gives rise to MHFSWLPEKRKAPEATWADHSYYFRPQYYKVTVSERDRSERTHVYFNETIIPENQGLNDSDFLPLNFKSSFSIVTHQAEVRMPSGKVDKPIIQDNRDGTVSVKYDPREEGSHELVVKYNGEPVQGSPFKFHVDSITSGYVTAYGPGLTHGVTGEPANFTISTKGASAGGLTMAVEGPSKADINYHDNKDGTVSVQYLPTAPGEYQVSVRFGDKHIKGSPYFAKITGEGRKRNQISVGSCSEVTMPGDITDDDLRALNASIQAPSGLEEPCFLKRMPTGNIGISFTPREIGEHLVSVKRLGKHINNSPFKVTVCEREVGDAKKVKVSGNGLKEGQTHADNVFSVDTRNAGFGGLSVSIEGPSKAEIQCTDKDDGTLNISYKPTEPGYYIVNLKFADHHVEGSPFTVKVAGEGSNRKREKIQRERDAVPITEIGSQCKLTFKMPGITSFDLAACVTSPSNVTEDAEIQEVEDGLYSVHFVPKELGVHTVSVRYSEMHIPGSPFQFTVGPLRDSGSHLVKAGGSGLERGIVGEAAEFNVWTREAGGGSLAISVEGPSKADIEFKDRKDGSCDVSYKVSEPGEYRVGLKFNDRHIPDSPFKVYISPDAGDAHKLEVQQFPQGNIQADAPYQFMVRKNGAKGELDAKIVAPSGTDDDCFIQVIDGEMYSVRFYPRENGIHAIHVKFNGVHIPDSPFRIKVGKDVADPAAVHASGNGLDDVKTGHKADFIINTCNAGVGTLAVSIDGPSKVAMDCTEVEEGYKVRYTPLLPGEHYITVKYNNMHIVGSPFKVHATGDKLADEGAQETSTVIVETVQKVAKGGKNTGVHLPNFKSDATKVVSKGMGLKKAYMGKQNQFSICATDAGNNILYVGMHGPKGPCEELHVKHAGHNNYNVQYLVRDRGQYVLLIKWGEEHIPGSPFQIDV
- the LOC132787348 gene encoding filamin-A isoform X7 — encoded protein: MPSGKVDKPIIQDNRDGTVSVKYDPREEGSHELVVKYNGEPVQGSPFKFHVDSITSGYVTAYGPGLTHGVTGEPANFTISTKGASAGGLTMAVEGPSKADINYHDNKDGTVSVQYLPTAPGEYQVSVRFGDKHIKGSPYFAKITGEGRKRNQISVGSCSEVTMPGDITDDDLRALNASIQAPSGLEEPCFLKRMPTGNIGISFTPREIGEHLVSVKRLGKHINNSPFKVTVCEREVGDAKKVKVSGNGLKEGQTHADNVFSVDTRNAGFGGLSVSIEGPSKAEIQCTDKDDGTLNISYKPTEPGYYIVNLKFADHHVEGSPFTVKVAGEGSNRKREKIQRERDAVPITEIGSQCKLTFKMPGITSFDLAACVTSPSNVTEDAEIQEVEDGLYSVHFVPKELGVHTVSVRYSEMHIPGSPFQFTVGPLRDSGSHLVKAGGSGLERGIVGEAAEFNVWTREAGGGSLAISVEGPSKADIEFKDRKDGSCDVSYKVSEPGEYRVGLKFNDRHIPDSPFKVYISPDAGDAHKLEVQQFPQGNIQADAPYQFMVRKNGAKGELDAKIVAPSGTDDDCFIQVIDGEMYSVRFYPRENGIHAIHVKFNGVHIPDSPFRIKVGKDVADPAAVHASGNGLDDVKTGHKADFIINTCNAGVGTLAVSIDGPSKVAMDCTEVEEGYKVRYTPLLPGEHYITVKYNNMHIVGSPFKVHATGDKLADEGAQETSTVIVETVQKVAKGGKNTGVHLPNFKSDATKVVSKGMGLKKAYMGKQNQFSICATDAGNNILYVGMHGPKGPCEELHVKHAGHNNYNVQYLVRDRGQYVLLIKWGEEHIPGSPFQIDV